TCGGGCACTGGTATGAAGGGCGCAAGCCAGCGTTCGTCGACGACCTCAGCGGTTTGATCATCGGACCGCTGTTCGTGGTGGCGGAGCTGGCCTTCATGGTCGGCTTGTGCGGCGACTTGAAACGCGCCGTGGAAGCCAATGCCGGACCGGTGGCGGTGCGCCAGAAGAAAGCAGCGATCTGACACCTGCGGGCCGCTGCGCGGCCCTCCCCTTCGTCTACCATTGAAACCTGCCAACCACCGCCCCATCTAAGCACCATAGCCATTCACGCAGGTGCCCCATGAGCGACCAGCAGGATTTCCCGGAACGCCCCGACGAACACAGCGAAGTCGAACACCTCGATCCAGCGGCCAGCACCGGCCACCACCTCGCCCTGCCCGGCCAGCAACTGCCGGACAAGGTCTACGTGATCCCGATCCACAACCGCCCGTTCTTCCCCGCGCAAGTGTTGCCGGTGATCGTCAACGAAGAGCCCTGGGCCGAAACCCTCGACCTGGTGGCCAACACCCCGCACCGCTCGTTGGCGCTGTTCTTCATGGACACCCCGCCGGAAGACCACCGCCACTTCGACACCAAGGCGCTGCCTGAGTACGGCACCCTGGTAAAGGTGCACCACGCCAGCCGCGAAGGCGGCAAGCTGCAGTTCGTCGCCCAGGGCCTGACCCGGGTGCGCATCCGCACCTGGCTCAAGCACCATCGCCCGCCGTACCTGGTCGAGGTCGAATACCCGCGTCAGCCGGCCGAGCCCACCGACGAGGTGAAGGCCTACGGCATGGCGCTGATCAACGCGATCAAGGAACTGCTGCCGCTCAACCCGCTGTACAGCGAAGAGCTGAAGAACTACCTCAACCGCTTCAGCCCCAACGACCCCTCGCCGCTGACCGACTTCGCCGCCGCGCTGACCTCCGCCACCGGCAACCAGTTGCAGGAAGTGCTCGACTGCGTGCCCATGCTCAAGCGCATGGAAAAGGTCCTGCCGATGCTGCGCAAGGAGGTCGAGGTCGCCCGGCTGCAGAACGAGATTTCCGCTGAAGTGAACCGACAGATCGGCGAGCACCAGCGCGAGTTCTTCCTGAAAGAACAGCTCAAGGTCATCCAGCAGGAGCTGGGCCTGACCAAGGACGACCGCAGCGCCGACCTCGAGCAATTCCAGCAACGCCTTGAAGGCAAGACATTGCCCGAGCAGGCGCAAAAGCGCATCGACGAAGAGATGGGCAAACTGGCCATCCTCGAGACCGGCTCGCCGGAATATGCCGTGACCCGCAACTACCTGGAATGGGCCACCGCCCTGCCCTGGGGTATCCAGGGCAAGGACAAGCTCGACCTCAAGCACGCCCGCAAGGTGCTCGACCGCCACCACGCCGGCCTCGACGACATCAAGGAGCGCATCCTCGAGTTCCTCGCCGTCGGTGCCTGGAAAGGCGAGATCAGCGGCTCCATCGTGCTGCTGGTCGGCCCGCCCGGGGTGGGCAAGACCAGCATCGGTAGATCCATCGCCGAATCCCTGGGTCGGCCGTTCTATCGCTTCAGTGTCGGTGGCATGCGCGACGAGGCGGAGATCAAGGGCCACCGCCGCACCTACATCGGCGCCCAGCCCGGCAAGCTGGTGCAGGCGCTGAAGGAGGTCGAGGTGATGAACCCGGTGATCATGCTCGACGAAATCGACAAGATGGGCCAGAGCTACCAGGGCGATCCGGCCTCGGCGCTGTTGGAGACCCTGGACCCGGAGCAGAACGTCGACTTCCTCGACCACTACCTGGACCTGCGCCTGGACCTGTCCAAGGTGCTGTTCGTCTGCACCGCCAACACCCTCGACTCGATCCCCGGCCCCCTGCTCGATCGCATGGAAGTGATCCGCCTGTCCGGCTACATCACCGAAGAGAAGCTGGCGATCGCCAAGCGCCACCTGTGGCCCAAGCAGTTGGAGAAGGCCGGGGTCTCGAAAAACAGCTTGAGCATCAGTGACAGCGCCCTGCGCATGGTGATCGAGGGTTATGCCCGCGAGGCCGGCGTGCGCCAGTTGGAGAAACAGCTGGGCAAGCTGGTGCGCAAGTCGGTGGTCAAGCTGCTGGAAAACCCTGAGGCGAAAATCAAGATCGGCACCAAGGACCTCGAACCCGCCCTGGGCATGCCGGTGTTCCGCAGCGAGCAGGTGCTGGCCGGCAAGGGCGTCATCACTGGCCTGGCCTGGACCAGCATGGGCGGCGCTACCCTGCCGATCGAGGCCACCTCCATCCACACCCTCAACCGTGGCCTCAAGCTCACTGGCCAGTTGGGTGATGTGATGAAGGAATCGGCAGAAATCGCCTACAGCTATGTCAGCTCGAACCTTAAGCAGTTTGGCGGCACGCCGGGCTATTTCAATGAAGCCTTCATCCACCTGCACGTGCCCGAGGGCGCGACACCGAAAGACGGCCCCAGCGCCGGGGTCACCATGGCCAGCGCCCTGCTGTCGCTGGCCCGTGACCAGGTGCCGAAAAAAGGCGTGGCCATGACCGGCGAGCTGACCCTGACCGGCCAGGTGCTGCCGATTGGCGGGGTGCGCGAGAAGGTGATCGCCGCGCGGCGGCAGAAGATCTTCGAACTGATCCTGCCGGATGCCAATCGCGGGGACTTCGAGGAGCTGCCGGCGTACCTGAAGGAAGGGTTGACCGTACACTTCGCCAAGCGCTTCGCCGACGTGGCGAAAGTGTTGTTCTGACGCTGTGCGGGCTTGTTCGCCGGCAAGACGGCTGCTCATTAGGCGCCGGCTTGCCGGCGAGCAAGCCCGCACAAACGTCCACCTTCTTCGGTTATCCTCAGGCAACTTCAGCCTCAGGAGCCAACATGACCACCCTTCGTCTGCTCGTCCCCCTGGGCCTTGCGCTGCTCACCGCCTGCGCCCAGCACCCGCAACGCACCGTCGAACTGGACGCCGAGAGCGAATGCCCCCAGCGCCTGCAGGTCGGCCAAGGCATGACCCTGACCCTGCCCGGCAACCCCACCACCGGCTACCGCTGGCTGGTGCAGAACCCGGCCTCGGGCATCCTGCGCAGCCTCGGTCCTGAGGTATACAACGCCTCTGAAGCGTCGGGTGTCGTCGGCAGTGGCGGCCTTTCCACCTGGCGTTTCCAGGCCAAGGCCCCCGGGGAGGCTCACCTGATCCTGGTCTACCAGCAGCCCTGGGCCCCGGAAGTCCCCCCGGTGCAGACCTTCGATTGCGCCATCAAGGTCAAGTGAGGTCGCGGCGCCGGTCAGCCAGGCATGCAAGCTCGCCACGGTTTGGCTAGAATGCCGCCCCTCTGGATTGCAAGCCGCCTGGACCCACCGTGAGCAAAGAACCCGACCGCCTATTCGCCCAACCCCTGGAGCAGGTGCCCGACTTCGTCTTCAACGAAGACGTGGTGCAAGTGTTCCCGGACATGATCAAGCGCTCGGTGCCCGGTTACCCGACCATCGTCGAGAACCTGGGTGTGCTGGCCGCGCGCTTCGCCCAGCCACATTCCGCGCTATACGACCTGGGCGCCTCCCTGGGCGCGGTCAGCCAGTCGCTGCGCCGCCATGTGCGCAGCGACGGCTGCCGGGTGATCGCGGTGGACAATTCTGCGGCCATGGTCGAGCGCTGCCGCCAGTACCTCACCGCCCAGGACTCGATGTTCCAGGAGTTGCTACCGGTGCAGGTGCTGGAAGCCGATATCCTCACGCTGCCCCTCGAACCTGCCTCGGTGGTGGCGATGAACTTCACCCTGCAGTTCATCGCCCCCGAGCAACGCCTGGCGCTGCTCGGCCGCATCCGTCAGGCCTTGCTGCCGGGCGGTGCGCTGATTCTTTCGGAAAAATTACGTTTCGCCGACGACCAGGAACAGCAACTGCTCAACGAACTGCACCTGGACTTCAAGCGTGCCAATGGCTACAGCGAACTGGAAATCGCCCAGAAACGCAGTGCCATCGAGAACGTGATGAAACCCGACACCCTGGAGACCCACAAGGAGCGCCTGCGCGCCGCCGGCTTCAGCAAGGTCGTGCCGTGGTTCCAATGCCTCAACTTCGCCTCGCTGATAGCCCTGCCATGATCGATCTGTCCCCTCTCGTCCGCCGCCTGGCGGGCACGCCCCTCGCCACCTGGTCCCAAGGCCTGCAGGCACAACTGGAAGCCAAGCTGGAGAAAGGCCACGGCGATCTGGATCGCTGGCGCGGCGCCCTGGAGTCGCTTCCACAGCTGACACCAAGCCAAGTCGACCTCGTCGACGGCCTGCGCCTGGACTGCGACTGCGACGACGCCACCCGCGCACAGATGCATCAAGCGCTGATGGGCCTGTCGCCTTGGCGCAAGGGGCCGTTCGACCTGTTCGGCGTGCATGTGGACACCGAATGGCGCTCTGACTGGAAATGGTCACGGGTCGGCCCGCACCTGGACCTGAAGGGCAAACGCGTGCTCGACGTGGGTTGCGGCAACGGCTACTACCAATGGCGCATGCTCGGCGCCGGGGCCGACATGGTCATCGGCGTCGACCCCAACTGGCTGTTCTTCTGCCAGTTCCAGGCGGTGCAGCAGTACCTGCCCGACCTGCCAGCCTGGCACCTGCCGTTCGCCCTGGAAGACCTGCCGGCCAACCTCGAAGGCTTCGACACCGTGTTTTCGATGGGCGTGTTCTACCACCGTCGCTCGCCCATCGAACACTTGCTGGCGCTCAAGGACTGCCTGGTCAAGGGCGGCGAACTGGTGCTGGAGACCCTGGTGATCGAGGGCGACGAGAACCAGGTGCTGGTGCCGGAAGACCGTTACGCGCAGATGCGCAACGTCTGGTTCCTGCCCTCGGTGCCGGCGCTGGAGCGCTGGTTGCGCCGGGCCGGTTTCAGTGATGTGCGCTGCGTCGATGTCAGCGTCACCTCGGTCGAGGAGCAGCGCAGCACCGAGTGGATGCGCTACCAGTCGCTGGGCGACTTCCTCGACCCGAACGACCACGGCAAGACCGTCGAAGGCCTGCCGGCACCGCGCCGCGCCACGCTGCTGGCGCGCAAATAAAAAAGGCGCCCATCTGGGCGCCCGAATCCACCTGCGGCGAGGAGCTGACGCGGCGCAGGTGTGTGGTACTCAATCCTTGGCCAGCTCGCGGGCCTTCTCCTCGGCCTTGCGCTCACGCTCCACCACCGCCTCTTGCTTGTCGCCGTACAGGCGTTGCTGGTCCTGGCGGAAGGCTTCCCAGAACTGCCTGGAGCGCTCCGCGCCACCCTCGGCGTAGACACTGGCGCTGCCCAGGGCGAGGGTCGCCAGCAGCAGGTATTTAGTCAGGTTCATCGTGCTTGCCTCGTGATAACCGTATCGACAGGGCCATCCTAGCGAGGCGCAGCTAACGCCAAGGTGAGGCGGACATTACAGTGTTGAAAGGCCGGCTGATGCCCATCGACCTGATATGGCCGCTCCTACAGGGAAACCGCAGGCTCGCGCCCTCGCACCCGCACCTGCTGCGCGGGCACCCGCGCATGCCATTGCACCACGCCCAGTGCCTCGACCTGGAACTGACTGCGCAGCGTGCGCCCTTGCTCCTCGAACGACAGCTGCAACAGGAAATACCCGCTGTTGAGCAACAGGCCCTCGCTCAGCCGGGCGAACGTCTCGTCGTCCACCGCGCCCAGTGCCTGGCGCAATGCGCCAGCATCCACATAGCCGGCGGCAGGTCGGCCGGTGATGATGCGGCTGAGCAACGAACGCGAGAATCGCCCCTCGTATAGCGCTTCCAGCAAGGGCAGGTGTTCAAGCCCCAGCGCATTGGCATTGAGCCGCCAGCCCGTGGTAAACGGCAACGCACAGAGCATCGGGTAGCGCGCCTGACGGCTGGCATCGTGCTCCAGCAGCAGGTTCAGCTCGCTGCTGTCGGCCATCGGTTGGTTGGCTGCCAGTCGTGGGGGCTGCTGGCGCAGGTACTGGGCGCTTTCAGCCCCTTGCAGGCGGGCGTCGCTGTCGCTGTCGAGCCAGTCCGCCAGACCGTCGATTAGGCGATCGGCAGCCATGTCGTCCCCCAACAGGTGACGCAACTGACGCTCGGCACGCTCGCCATCCTCGCCCAGCAACGCGTTGACGTTGAAGCAGGTGTGCTGGTCGATCACCCGCAACTGCGCCTTGCCGGTGCCAAAGTCGTAGTCCAGTGGCTGCCCGCGCAGCGCCTGCCAGAACAACGGGCTGGCGCGCCAGGCCGGATCGCGCAGGGCCTGCGAGGCGTAGGCCAGCCCCGCCTGCTCCATGGCCCGCACCTGCACGCGCTGGTGCAGCAGGCGCACGTCATCGACCTGGCGCCGGCCATCCTCCACCAGCCACGCCAGCCCCCCGGCGAGCATCGCCAGCACCACCAGCACCATCAGCAATGCCGCGCCCCGTTGTCGCCTGGCTGCCATCCTTGCTTCCCTGTTGGTTCCCGAGAGGGCCAGTGAACACCGTGGTTGTTTCAGTCAGATGGCAGCAACACGACCGTCACGCCCGCGTCATCTGCGAAAGGCAGGATTGCGCTTTCGTTTTTTCATCGACCTGACAGGAGTGGTCTTACATGGGTGGCATCGGAATCTGGCAACTGGTGATCGTGCTGTTGATCGCCTTTCTGCTGTTCGGCAGCAAGCGTCTCAAAGGGCTGGGCAGCGATGTTGGCGAAGCGATCCAGGGCTTTCGCAAGTCCATGGGCGGTGAAGCCGAGGGCAATCCTGCGGTGCAGCAGCCACCATTGAGCAACCAGCAGGCCCCGCAATCCTCGCACCCGGATCGGTAGGCGCCAGCCTTGCTGGCGATGCCCGGCATGGCCGGGCCCGATCACCAGCAAGGCCAGACAGCGGCCTCCACAGAAGTCGGTGTTGCAATCAAGGGCTACGATTCAACCGCTGACTCCATGTCATCGATCAACGCCTTGGCCATGGCGCTCAGAATCCGCGCCGAACTGCCGGCCAGCAGATCGCCTTCCATCTCGGCCTCGCACGTCAGGTGGCGGATGCAGCCGAGCAATACTGACAACTCGCTGAAGGCATCCTGGAAGGGAACGCCCGGTTCGACCTTGAACAGGTCCATGCAGGTGGTGCGGCCTGCGGTATGGCCCCTGGTCATGGGTGCACCTCCGGCCTGTGTTCGAGCAAGGCGCAGGCGAGTTGCCCGAGGTAGTCGCTGGCGGTGAACAGGCGGTCGCGGTAGTCGCTGGGCTCGGTCTTGAAATAGACATCGAGTACGTCGGAAATGGCGGTGGCTACCTCGACGGCGGCGGCCATCGCCTCCTCGCGGGTGAGTGTGGGGCGGATGGTGATGAAGGGGGCGATGCGGGGTGGGTCGGGGACGATTTTTTTCATCATGAAGTTCCTTTCGTGGGTGACAGGAACCGCCACTTGATCGTTCTCACATGATTTGGGTGGCAGCCATGCGCGGAGTGAGAACCCGGCCACGAAGGAAAACCGGTCAGGACGAACCTGCCCGCGCACGGCTGCCATAGCAGAGCGGCGATCTTCGTGGAGCGGGTTCTCACACCCGGTCACCAAATATGGCGACCCGGTGAAGTTATCCCTGGGGCATTTCCCCGACAACGCAGCGGCTTCCGACAGGTGCGTAGGATAGTTCCCAAGCATTCAAGGCTGAAGCATTTGGTTTCAGGTTCGGAAATGTCTGACAGAAGAATGTGGGGCTGCGGGGTGTTCGTCGTTAGAAATTCTGCGCCTATGAGACCGAGCGCCGCTCACGCGGCGCTCGGTCTCATGGACGCCACCTCTACGCAGACCTCCACCAGCAGACCAGTGGTATTGACCTGGTATTGAAGTGGTATTAACTTTCACTCCACAACAATACCGGACACCTCCGTCATGCGCCCTCTCACCGCCCTGCGCCCCGACGACAGCGCCGCCACCCCGCTCTACCTGCAGCTGGCGCGCAACCTCGAACAGGCCATCCACGCCGGCCAGTGGAGCGCCGACCAGGCCCTGCCCTCCGAGCGCACCCTGAGCGAAACCCTCGACATCTCCCGCGTCACCGCGCGCAAGGCCCTCGAAGTACTGCTCGAGCAAGGCCTGATCCGCCGCATCCAGGGCTCCGGCACCTTCATCACCCCACGCCTGGAACAGCCGCTCTCGCGCCTGTCGAGCTTCAGCGAAATGCTGCGCATGAAAGGCTTCGCGCCCAGCTCCCAATGGCTTGAACGTAGCATCGGCAGCCCAAGCAGCGACGAACTGATCCGCCTGAGCCTGTCACCCACCGACCAAGTCGCCCGCCTCAAGCGCCTGCGCAAGGCCGACGACATCGTCATGGCGGTGGAGGTCAGCACCCTGCCCGCCCGCCTGCTGGGCGACCCCCAGGCCATCGGCGACTCGCTCTACCAACACCTCGACCAACTCGGCCGCCCGGTGGTCCGGGCGCTGCAGCACATCCGCGCGATCAACGCCAGCGACGAACTGGCCGCCCAGGTCGGCATCGCGCCGGGCACCGCCATGCTGCTGATGACCCGTATCGGCTACCTCGACGACAACACCCCCATCGAGCTGACCGACACCTACTGCCGCAACGACTACTACGACTTCGTCGCTGAACTGCGGCGCTGACCGGAGCCTCCATGGACATTGCCAACATCCTCACCCCCGACGGCTGGGTGCGCGGCCACCTGCACCTTCGCGACGGCCGCATCCAGGCCATCGAAGGCACCCCGTGCGATCCGCAGGACAACGACCTGCCCTACCTGCTGCCCGGTTTCATCGACCTGCACGTGCACGGCGGTGGCGGCAGCGACATCATGCAGGGTGGCGAGGCGTTCGCCACCATCGCCCGCACCCACCAGCGCTTCGGTACCACCTCGCTGCTGGCCACCACCATGACCGCGCCCCGCGAAGAACTGACCAAAGTACTGGCCCAGCTGGGCGAGCACCTGCGCCAGCCACGCCACGGCGCGCGCATCCTCGGCGTGCACCTGGAAGGCCCGTACATCAACCCGGGCAAGCTTGGCGCGCAACCGAACTTCGCCCACCAGGCCCTGCTCGACGAGGTCGAACACTACCTGGCGCTGGCGCCGATCAAGGTCATCACCATCGCCCCCGAGATCGCCGGCCACCTGCCACTGATCCAGGCCCTGAGCGCACGCGGCATCCGCCTGCAACTCGGTCACACCCTGGGCAGCTACGAGGAAGGCGTCGCCGCGCTGGAGGCCGGGGCCACCAGCTTCACTCATCTGTACAACGCCATGAGCCCGCTGCACCACCGCGAGCCGGGCATCGTCGGCGCGGCCCTGGCCCACGCCCGCTACGCCGAGCTGATCCCCGACCTGCTGCACGTGCACCCCGGCGCCATGAAAGTGGCCCTGCGCGCGATCCCGTGCCTGTACTGCGTGACCGACTCCACCGCCGCCGCCGGCATGCCCGATGGCGAATACCGCCTGGGCAGCCACACCGTGACCAAGTGCCTGGGTGGCGTGCGCCTGCCCGACGGCACCCTGGCCGGCAGCACCCTGACCATGGACCAGGCCCTGCGCAACCTGGTGAAGATCGGCCTGCCCCTGGCCGAGGCATCCGACCGCCTGTCGCGCTTCCCCGCCGACTACCTCGGCATCACCGACCGTGGCCGCCTGCAACCAGGCGCCTGGGCCGACGCGGTGCTGCTCGACCGCCAACTGAACCTGACCGCCGTGATGACCGAAGGAGAACCAGCATGAGTTCAAGGATGCTCGAAGAGGCGCGCGCCGGCGCCGATGTCGTGGAGCGACAGCTGGGCGCGCTGGCCCCGCGCCTGGCCGCGTTGACCGAACACCTGCGCCGGCTCGACCCACAAGTGGCGCTGACCGTGGCCCGGGGCAGCTCCGACCATGCCGCCAGCTACTTCGCCTACATCGCCATGCAACAGCTGGGGTTGCCGGTGGCTTCGCTGCCAATGTCGGTGGTCACCTTGCAGCAGGCCCCGCTGCGCGTGCGCGGCCAGGTGGCATTGGGCTTCTCGCAATCGGGGCAGAGCCCGGACCTGGTCGAGAGCCTGCGTCGCCTGGGCCAGCACGGGGCAACCACGGTGTCGCTGGTCAATGCCGGAGGCTCGCCGCTGGAGCATGCCTGCCAGCACCACTTGCCGCTGGGCGCGGGGCCGGAACTGTCGGTCGCAGCGACCAAGAGCTTCGTCGCCACCCTGAGCGCCAGCGCGCAACTGGTCGCCCACTGGGGTAAAGACCAGGCCCTGCTGCAAGCCTGCCAAGCCCTGCCCGGGCAACTGCGCGAGGCTGCGAACCTGGACTGGAGCGCGGCCATCGACGGCCTGCAAGGCAGCGAGCGGCTGATGGTGATCGGCCGTGGCGCCGGCTTCGCCATCGCCCAGGAGGCCGCGCTCAAGTTCAAGGAAACCTCGGTGATCCAGGCCGAAGCCTTCAGCAGCGCCGAGGTGCGCCACGGGCCAATGGCCTTGATCGACGCGCACTACCCGCTGCTGGTGTTCGCCCCCCGGGGTGTCGAGCAGGCCGGGCTGCTGCAGCTGGCCGCCGACATGCGCCAGCGCGGCGCACAGGT
This genomic stretch from Pseudomonas entomophila harbors:
- the tatA gene encoding twin-arginine translocase TatA/TatE family subunit, whose protein sequence is MGGIGIWQLVIVLLIAFLLFGSKRLKGLGSDVGEAIQGFRKSMGGEAEGNPAVQQPPLSNQQAPQSSHPDR
- the gspK gene encoding type II secretion system minor pseudopilin GspK; the encoded protein is MAARRQRGAALLMVLVVLAMLAGGLAWLVEDGRRQVDDVRLLHQRVQVRAMEQAGLAYASQALRDPAWRASPLFWQALRGQPLDYDFGTGKAQLRVIDQHTCFNVNALLGEDGERAERQLRHLLGDDMAADRLIDGLADWLDSDSDARLQGAESAQYLRQQPPRLAANQPMADSSELNLLLEHDASRQARYPMLCALPFTTGWRLNANALGLEHLPLLEALYEGRFSRSLLSRIITGRPAAGYVDAGALRQALGAVDDETFARLSEGLLLNSGYFLLQLSFEEQGRTLRSQFQVEALGVVQWHARVPAQQVRVRGREPAVSL
- a CDS encoding protease inhibitor I42 family protein → MTTLRLLVPLGLALLTACAQHPQRTVELDAESECPQRLQVGQGMTLTLPGNPTTGYRWLVQNPASGILRSLGPEVYNASEASGVVGSGGLSTWRFQAKAPGEAHLILVYQQPWAPEVPPVQTFDCAIKVK
- the nagA gene encoding N-acetylglucosamine-6-phosphate deacetylase; this translates as MDIANILTPDGWVRGHLHLRDGRIQAIEGTPCDPQDNDLPYLLPGFIDLHVHGGGGSDIMQGGEAFATIARTHQRFGTTSLLATTMTAPREELTKVLAQLGEHLRQPRHGARILGVHLEGPYINPGKLGAQPNFAHQALLDEVEHYLALAPIKVITIAPEIAGHLPLIQALSARGIRLQLGHTLGSYEEGVAALEAGATSFTHLYNAMSPLHHREPGIVGAALAHARYAELIPDLLHVHPGAMKVALRAIPCLYCVTDSTAAAGMPDGEYRLGSHTVTKCLGGVRLPDGTLAGSTLTMDQALRNLVKIGLPLAEASDRLSRFPADYLGITDRGRLQPGAWADAVLLDRQLNLTAVMTEGEPA
- the cmoA gene encoding carboxy-S-adenosyl-L-methionine synthase CmoA; its protein translation is MSKEPDRLFAQPLEQVPDFVFNEDVVQVFPDMIKRSVPGYPTIVENLGVLAARFAQPHSALYDLGASLGAVSQSLRRHVRSDGCRVIAVDNSAAMVERCRQYLTAQDSMFQELLPVQVLEADILTLPLEPASVVAMNFTLQFIAPEQRLALLGRIRQALLPGGALILSEKLRFADDQEQQLLNELHLDFKRANGYSELEIAQKRSAIENVMKPDTLETHKERLRAAGFSKVVPWFQCLNFASLIALP
- a CDS encoding DUF3077 domain-containing protein, whose amino-acid sequence is MTRGHTAGRTTCMDLFKVEPGVPFQDAFSELSVLLGCIRHLTCEAEMEGDLLAGSSARILSAMAKALIDDMESAVES
- a CDS encoding GntR family transcriptional regulator, with translation MRPLTALRPDDSAATPLYLQLARNLEQAIHAGQWSADQALPSERTLSETLDISRVTARKALEVLLEQGLIRRIQGSGTFITPRLEQPLSRLSSFSEMLRMKGFAPSSQWLERSIGSPSSDELIRLSLSPTDQVARLKRLRKADDIVMAVEVSTLPARLLGDPQAIGDSLYQHLDQLGRPVVRALQHIRAINASDELAAQVGIAPGTAMLLMTRIGYLDDNTPIELTDTYCRNDYYDFVAELRR
- the cmoB gene encoding tRNA 5-methoxyuridine(34)/uridine 5-oxyacetic acid(34) synthase CmoB; the protein is MIDLSPLVRRLAGTPLATWSQGLQAQLEAKLEKGHGDLDRWRGALESLPQLTPSQVDLVDGLRLDCDCDDATRAQMHQALMGLSPWRKGPFDLFGVHVDTEWRSDWKWSRVGPHLDLKGKRVLDVGCGNGYYQWRMLGAGADMVIGVDPNWLFFCQFQAVQQYLPDLPAWHLPFALEDLPANLEGFDTVFSMGVFYHRRSPIEHLLALKDCLVKGGELVLETLVIEGDENQVLVPEDRYAQMRNVWFLPSVPALERWLRRAGFSDVRCVDVSVTSVEEQRSTEWMRYQSLGDFLDPNDHGKTVEGLPAPRRATLLARK
- the lon gene encoding endopeptidase La — its product is MSDQQDFPERPDEHSEVEHLDPAASTGHHLALPGQQLPDKVYVIPIHNRPFFPAQVLPVIVNEEPWAETLDLVANTPHRSLALFFMDTPPEDHRHFDTKALPEYGTLVKVHHASREGGKLQFVAQGLTRVRIRTWLKHHRPPYLVEVEYPRQPAEPTDEVKAYGMALINAIKELLPLNPLYSEELKNYLNRFSPNDPSPLTDFAAALTSATGNQLQEVLDCVPMLKRMEKVLPMLRKEVEVARLQNEISAEVNRQIGEHQREFFLKEQLKVIQQELGLTKDDRSADLEQFQQRLEGKTLPEQAQKRIDEEMGKLAILETGSPEYAVTRNYLEWATALPWGIQGKDKLDLKHARKVLDRHHAGLDDIKERILEFLAVGAWKGEISGSIVLLVGPPGVGKTSIGRSIAESLGRPFYRFSVGGMRDEAEIKGHRRTYIGAQPGKLVQALKEVEVMNPVIMLDEIDKMGQSYQGDPASALLETLDPEQNVDFLDHYLDLRLDLSKVLFVCTANTLDSIPGPLLDRMEVIRLSGYITEEKLAIAKRHLWPKQLEKAGVSKNSLSISDSALRMVIEGYAREAGVRQLEKQLGKLVRKSVVKLLENPEAKIKIGTKDLEPALGMPVFRSEQVLAGKGVITGLAWTSMGGATLPIEATSIHTLNRGLKLTGQLGDVMKESAEIAYSYVSSNLKQFGGTPGYFNEAFIHLHVPEGATPKDGPSAGVTMASALLSLARDQVPKKGVAMTGELTLTGQVLPIGGVREKVIAARRQKIFELILPDANRGDFEELPAYLKEGLTVHFAKRFADVAKVLF
- a CDS encoding SIS domain-containing protein, yielding MSSRMLEEARAGADVVERQLGALAPRLAALTEHLRRLDPQVALTVARGSSDHAASYFAYIAMQQLGLPVASLPMSVVTLQQAPLRVRGQVALGFSQSGQSPDLVESLRRLGQHGATTVSLVNAGGSPLEHACQHHLPLGAGPELSVAATKSFVATLSASAQLVAHWGKDQALLQACQALPGQLREAANLDWSAAIDGLQGSERLMVIGRGAGFAIAQEAALKFKETSVIQAEAFSSAEVRHGPMALIDAHYPLLVFAPRGVEQAGLLQLAADMRQRGAQVLLAAPADIADRDLTLACAEHPALDPLLAIQSFYIMAAGLAEARGLDPDQPRHLSKVTCTQ